From the genome of Streptomyces sp. NBC_00659, one region includes:
- the cobT gene encoding nicotinate-nucleotide--dimethylbenzimidazole phosphoribosyltransferase has translation MTDTGQVPGEGLPENAGMVEQPGVSAPGAYTYLDSSESSVEEDDLLLLPGAPGAQGAWGNEVPPPAPMPFTDEPGPHETDGRDTGAIDLGAVRAPSPAPVPQPVPQPVTPRRPLHLGPPTPDGSSSPVRSLADRGPAGARPSSMPTPVTPLRLAGLASAGPEYLDVPGAGDALPQSAAVWGTVPAGGEAAAADTVVPEAAQLPGSAVMTEPAPGPEAPQAADAEQAPGVVAAHFVHDPAPAFDAAQAPVPGADGTSLDLQDPVNGPVSEAVPAADGSAAPQIPGTPQFQDVPDALGVPDTADVGGPAPSEGETSAHEAVPAQITEDLGPAVPAQPFAPAEGLVPAEDPAAAQVPPQLAVQDTHGAGLAVPGVQEAGFAEPAAHLQEPAVLFVDEASLSGAEQPADVPAPHVYETPESALSALSARSAEASLGGQDLTLDEVQVQVQGQRLTGPPAFAENGTVLSEDDALDHDALADDALDHEGIALSAPGTTEAPHAVPVGVAAQAEAAHETVGDPHLPALGDQYSESAPDATGAPGFPGAPVVPQADRSLGGFVPVDGTVPTTAHLAPTPPHGMTMAPEAEEQPPAQEPAQAAPAPAPLPAEDTAVAQAEPVAQASVPAPREAEAESEATTPVPQPLPAEPEPVAAQQAEDLHTQVADQEESTAVVEDVRESTGPAAPGYNDAEREAVLRVIRERRDIRNGFRSDPIPHDVLLRVLEAAHTAPSVGHSQPWDFVVIRSAETRRSMHELAQRQREAYAKSLPKGRAKQFKELKIEAILDTPVNILVTADPTRGGRHTLGRHTQPQMAPYSSALAVENLWLAARAEGLGVGWVSFFDEREMVRALGLPEHLEAVAYLCVGYVDEFPDEPELMQAGWSKRRPLSWVVHEETYGRRALPGEEPHDLLAETVSNIRPLDAKALGEAWERQKRMTKPAGALGMLEIISAQLSGLSRMCPPPIPEPAAVAIFAGDHGVHAQGVTPWPQEVTGQMVANFLGGGAVCNAFANQVGAEVCVVDVGVASDLPATPGLLPRKVRAGTADMTTGPAMTRDEVVAALEVGIETARDLVAAGNKALLTGEMGIANTTASAALISVFTGADPAEVTGRGTGINDETLARKTEVVRRAIDFHQPDPADPIGVLAAIGGLEHAAMVGLLLGGASLRTPVILDGVSAGAAALVARAIAPEVLAACIAGHRSAEPGHVAALNKLGLRPLIDLDLRLGEGTGALLALPIVQSAARAMHEVATFDSAGVTEK, from the coding sequence ATGACCGACACCGGCCAGGTCCCGGGCGAGGGATTGCCGGAGAACGCAGGCATGGTGGAGCAGCCGGGCGTCTCCGCGCCGGGCGCGTACACCTACCTCGACTCCTCCGAGAGCTCTGTCGAGGAGGACGACCTCCTTCTCCTGCCGGGCGCGCCCGGTGCCCAGGGTGCCTGGGGCAACGAGGTGCCACCGCCGGCCCCGATGCCCTTCACGGACGAACCCGGCCCGCACGAGACGGACGGACGCGACACCGGCGCGATCGACCTCGGCGCCGTGCGCGCGCCGAGCCCGGCGCCCGTGCCCCAGCCGGTTCCGCAGCCCGTGACGCCGCGCCGTCCGCTGCACCTGGGCCCGCCCACGCCGGACGGTTCCTCCAGCCCGGTGCGCTCGCTGGCGGACCGCGGACCCGCGGGCGCCCGCCCGAGCTCCATGCCCACCCCGGTCACTCCGCTGCGCCTGGCGGGCCTGGCGAGCGCCGGCCCCGAGTACCTGGACGTGCCGGGGGCCGGCGACGCCCTGCCGCAGAGCGCGGCGGTGTGGGGGACCGTGCCGGCGGGCGGCGAGGCCGCGGCCGCGGACACGGTCGTCCCCGAGGCGGCACAGCTGCCCGGGTCCGCGGTGATGACGGAACCCGCACCGGGTCCCGAGGCACCGCAGGCCGCGGACGCCGAGCAGGCGCCCGGCGTCGTGGCGGCGCACTTCGTCCACGACCCGGCCCCGGCGTTCGACGCCGCCCAGGCGCCGGTACCGGGAGCCGACGGGACGTCGCTCGACCTCCAGGACCCGGTGAACGGCCCGGTTTCCGAAGCGGTGCCCGCGGCGGACGGCTCGGCCGCCCCGCAGATCCCCGGAACCCCGCAGTTCCAGGACGTCCCGGACGCCCTGGGCGTGCCGGACACTGCCGACGTCGGCGGACCGGCCCCGAGCGAGGGGGAGACCTCCGCGCACGAGGCCGTACCGGCGCAGATCACCGAGGACCTCGGACCTGCCGTGCCCGCGCAGCCGTTCGCCCCGGCCGAGGGTCTCGTGCCCGCCGAGGACCCCGCCGCCGCGCAGGTCCCGCCGCAGCTCGCCGTCCAGGACACCCACGGAGCCGGCCTGGCCGTACCCGGTGTCCAGGAGGCCGGGTTCGCGGAGCCCGCCGCCCACCTGCAGGAACCCGCTGTCCTCTTCGTGGACGAAGCCTCCCTGTCCGGTGCCGAGCAGCCCGCCGACGTACCGGCCCCGCACGTCTACGAGACCCCGGAGTCCGCCCTGTCGGCGCTCTCCGCGCGCTCGGCGGAAGCCTCGCTGGGCGGACAGGACCTCACTCTCGACGAGGTCCAGGTCCAGGTCCAGGGTCAGCGGCTGACCGGCCCGCCCGCCTTCGCCGAGAACGGCACCGTCCTGTCCGAGGACGACGCCCTCGACCACGACGCCCTCGCCGACGACGCCCTCGACCACGAAGGCATCGCCCTGTCCGCGCCCGGCACCACCGAGGCCCCGCACGCCGTACCGGTCGGCGTGGCCGCGCAGGCCGAGGCCGCCCACGAGACCGTCGGCGACCCGCACCTCCCGGCCCTCGGCGACCAGTACTCCGAGAGCGCGCCGGACGCGACGGGCGCCCCCGGATTCCCCGGCGCCCCCGTCGTACCCCAGGCCGACCGGAGCCTCGGCGGGTTCGTGCCCGTGGACGGCACGGTGCCCACGACCGCGCACCTCGCCCCGACCCCGCCGCACGGCATGACCATGGCTCCGGAGGCCGAGGAGCAGCCGCCGGCCCAGGAGCCCGCGCAGGCCGCCCCGGCGCCGGCGCCCCTCCCGGCTGAGGACACCGCCGTGGCGCAGGCCGAGCCGGTCGCGCAGGCGTCGGTGCCCGCCCCCCGGGAAGCGGAGGCCGAGTCCGAGGCCACCACCCCCGTTCCGCAGCCGCTCCCCGCGGAGCCGGAACCCGTGGCCGCACAGCAAGCGGAGGACCTGCACACCCAGGTCGCCGACCAGGAAGAGAGCACGGCCGTGGTGGAAGACGTACGCGAGTCCACCGGCCCGGCGGCCCCCGGCTACAACGACGCCGAACGCGAGGCCGTCCTGCGCGTGATCCGCGAGCGCCGTGACATCCGCAACGGCTTCCGCAGCGACCCGATCCCGCACGACGTGCTGCTGCGCGTCCTGGAGGCCGCGCACACCGCTCCGTCCGTCGGCCACTCCCAGCCCTGGGACTTCGTCGTCATCCGCTCCGCCGAAACCCGGCGCAGCATGCACGAACTCGCCCAGCGCCAGCGTGAGGCCTACGCCAAATCGCTTCCCAAGGGCCGTGCCAAGCAGTTCAAGGAACTGAAGATCGAGGCCATCCTCGACACCCCGGTCAACATCCTCGTCACCGCCGACCCGACCCGGGGCGGCCGCCACACCCTGGGCCGGCACACCCAGCCGCAGATGGCGCCGTACTCCTCCGCCCTCGCGGTCGAAAACCTGTGGCTCGCGGCCCGCGCCGAGGGTCTCGGCGTCGGCTGGGTCAGCTTCTTCGACGAGCGCGAGATGGTCCGCGCGCTGGGCCTTCCCGAGCACCTCGAAGCGGTGGCCTACCTCTGTGTCGGATACGTGGACGAGTTCCCCGACGAGCCCGAGCTGATGCAGGCCGGCTGGTCCAAGCGCCGCCCCCTGTCGTGGGTCGTGCACGAGGAGACGTACGGCCGCCGTGCCCTGCCCGGCGAGGAGCCGCACGACCTGCTCGCCGAGACGGTCTCCAACATCCGTCCCCTGGACGCGAAGGCGCTGGGCGAGGCCTGGGAGCGCCAGAAGCGGATGACCAAGCCCGCGGGCGCCCTCGGCATGCTGGAGATCATCTCCGCGCAGCTGTCGGGCCTGTCCCGGATGTGCCCGCCGCCGATCCCGGAGCCGGCCGCCGTCGCGATCTTCGCCGGCGACCACGGTGTCCACGCGCAGGGCGTCACCCCCTGGCCGCAGGAGGTCACCGGCCAGATGGTGGCCAACTTCCTCGGCGGCGGCGCGGTCTGCAACGCCTTCGCCAACCAGGTGGGCGCCGAGGTCTGTGTCGTCGACGTGGGCGTCGCCTCCGACCTGCCGGCCACGCCGGGTCTGCTGCCGCGCAAGGTCCGCGCGGGCACCGCCGACATGACCACGGGTCCCGCCATGACCAGGGACGAGGTCGTCGCCGCGCTGGAGGTGGGCATCGAGACGGCCCGCGACCTGGTGGCCGCGGGCAACAAGGCGCTGCTGACCGGCGAGATGGGCATCGCCAACACGACCGCGTCGGCGGCCCTGATCTCGGTCTTCACGGGGGCCGACCCCGCCGAGGTGACGGGCCGCGGCACGGGCATCAACGACGAGACCCTGGCCCGCAAGACCGAGGTCGTGCGCCGGGCCATCGACTTCCATCAGCCGGACCCGGCGGACCCGATCGGCGTTCTCGCGGCGATCGGCGGCCTGGAACACGCCGCCATGGTCGGCCTCCTCCTCGGCGGCGCGTCCCTGCGTACGCCGGTGATCCTGGACGGCGTCAGCGCGGGCGCCGCCGCACTGGTGGCCCGAGCCATCGCCCCCGAGGTCCTGGCCGCCTGCATCGCGGGCCACCGCAGCGCCGAGCCCGGTCACGTGGCCGCTCTGAACAAGCTGGGCCTGCGCCCCCTGATCGACCTCGACCTGCGCCTGGGCGAGGGCACCGGCGCCCTGCTGGCCCTGCCGATCGTGCAGAGCGCGGCGCGTGCGATGCACGAGGTCGCGACGTTCGACTCGGCCGGGGTGACCGAGAAGTAG
- the cbiE gene encoding precorrin-6y C5,15-methyltransferase (decarboxylating) subunit CbiE, with amino-acid sequence MADRVTVIGWDGSPLADAARSALGAATLVAGAAHHLELPEVPENAERVRLGSVALAARRIAGHRGTAVVLADGDPGFFGVVRTLRAPEFGLEVEVVPAVSAVAAAFARAGMPWDDAQVVVAHSRTLRRAVNVCRAHTKVAVLTSPGAGPAELGLLLEGVHRSFVICEELGTAREQVTILTSDKAADHTWRDPNVVIVIGGFVAAAEGGGWIAGREPGAGPRGWALPARAYGGALGEGETDLLRAAQLARLGPRVGDLVWDIGCGSGAFATEAARTGAAVIAVDRSPGSCARTEHSARRYGVQMQIVHGSAPHVLEDLPEPDVVRVGGGGAAVVSAVADRRPQRIVADAATRDAAELIGRDLTEHGYDVECALIQSVELDTRAWTEKERSVAFLLSGRLPDRAP; translated from the coding sequence ATGGCCGACCGGGTCACGGTGATCGGCTGGGACGGCTCGCCGCTGGCCGACGCGGCGCGCTCCGCCCTCGGTGCCGCCACGCTGGTGGCCGGCGCGGCCCACCATCTCGAACTCCCCGAAGTGCCCGAGAACGCCGAACGCGTCCGGCTGGGCAGCGTCGCCCTCGCCGCCCGCCGTATCGCGGGCCACCGGGGCACCGCCGTCGTCCTCGCCGACGGGGACCCTGGATTCTTCGGCGTCGTACGCACCCTGCGCGCACCCGAGTTCGGCCTGGAGGTCGAAGTCGTGCCCGCCGTCTCCGCGGTGGCAGCCGCCTTCGCCCGCGCCGGAATGCCCTGGGACGACGCGCAAGTGGTCGTGGCACACAGTCGTACGCTGCGACGCGCGGTGAATGTATGCCGCGCCCATACCAAGGTCGCCGTCCTCACCTCGCCCGGCGCCGGCCCCGCCGAACTCGGGCTGTTGCTCGAAGGAGTTCACCGCTCCTTCGTCATCTGCGAGGAACTCGGCACCGCCCGGGAACAGGTCACGATCCTCACCTCCGACAAGGCGGCCGACCACACCTGGCGCGACCCGAACGTCGTGATCGTCATCGGCGGCTTCGTGGCCGCGGCCGAGGGCGGCGGCTGGATCGCCGGACGGGAACCCGGCGCCGGGCCGCGCGGCTGGGCGCTGCCCGCGCGCGCGTACGGCGGCGCGCTCGGCGAGGGCGAGACGGATCTGCTGCGCGCCGCCCAGCTCGCCAGGCTGGGACCGCGTGTCGGCGACCTCGTCTGGGACATCGGCTGCGGCAGCGGCGCCTTCGCCACCGAGGCGGCCCGCACCGGTGCCGCCGTCATCGCGGTCGACCGCAGTCCGGGCTCCTGTGCCCGCACCGAGCACTCGGCCCGCCGCTACGGCGTGCAGATGCAGATCGTGCACGGCAGCGCCCCGCACGTCCTCGAGGACCTGCCCGAACCCGATGTCGTGCGGGTCGGAGGTGGGGGAGCGGCGGTCGTCTCCGCGGTCGCGGACCGCCGTCCCCAGCGCATCGTCGCGGACGCCGCGACCCGTGACGCCGCCGAACTCATCGGCCGCGATCTGACCGAACACGGCTATGACGTCGAGTGCGCTCTCATTCAGTCCGTCGAACTCGATACACGGGCCTGGACGGAGAAGGAGCGGAGCGTCGCGTTCCTGCTCAGCGGCCGTCTGCCGGATCGCGCCCCGTGA
- a CDS encoding methionine ABC transporter ATP-binding protein — translation MITTTGLTKVYRSRGREVTALDGVDLHVREGEVFGVIGQSGAGKSSLIRCVNLLERPTSGTVTVDGRDLTALVGRGPRAGRELRQARSRIGMVFQHFNLLSSRTVQDNVELPLEILGLSRRERSHKARQLLDLVGLSDKAGSYPAQLSGGQKQRVGIARALAGDPKVLLSDEATSALDPETTRSILQLLRDLNRQLGLTVLLITHEMDVVKTVCDSAALMDNGRIVESGTVGELLATPGSELAASLFPVSGEASGDDRTVIDVTFHGESATQPVISQLSRTYNIDISILGAAMDTVAGRQVGRMRIELPGRYEENVVPIGFLREQGLQIDIQGQQPTLVKEGAK, via the coding sequence GTGATCACGACAACGGGCCTCACCAAGGTCTACCGCTCGCGCGGCCGTGAAGTGACCGCCCTCGACGGCGTCGATCTGCACGTCCGCGAAGGCGAGGTGTTCGGCGTCATCGGCCAGTCCGGTGCCGGCAAGTCCTCGCTCATCCGCTGCGTCAACCTCCTGGAGCGTCCGACCTCCGGCACGGTCACCGTCGACGGCCGGGACCTCACCGCTCTCGTCGGGCGCGGTCCGCGCGCCGGCCGGGAGCTGCGCCAGGCCCGCAGCCGGATCGGCATGGTCTTCCAGCACTTCAACCTGCTGTCCTCGCGGACCGTCCAGGACAACGTCGAGCTGCCGCTCGAGATTCTCGGCCTCTCCAGGAGGGAGCGCAGCCACAAGGCCCGCCAACTCCTGGACCTGGTCGGCCTGTCCGACAAGGCGGGGTCCTACCCGGCCCAGCTCTCCGGCGGCCAGAAGCAGCGAGTCGGCATCGCCCGCGCGCTGGCCGGCGACCCGAAGGTGCTGCTCTCCGACGAGGCGACCAGCGCCCTCGACCCCGAGACCACCCGCTCCATCCTCCAGCTCCTGCGCGACCTGAACCGGCAGCTGGGTCTGACCGTCCTGCTCATCACCCACGAGATGGACGTCGTCAAGACCGTCTGCGACTCGGCCGCGCTGATGGACAACGGCCGCATCGTCGAGTCCGGAACGGTCGGCGAACTGCTCGCGACCCCGGGCTCCGAGCTGGCCGCCTCGCTCTTCCCCGTCAGCGGCGAGGCCTCCGGCGACGACCGCACGGTCATCGACGTCACCTTCCACGGCGAGTCGGCGACCCAGCCCGTCATCTCGCAGCTCTCGCGCACGTACAACATCGACATCTCGATCCTCGGGGCCGCGATGGACACCGTCGCGGGCAGGCAGGTCGGCCGGATGCGCATCGAGCTGCCCGGCCGCTACGAGGAGAACGTCGTGCCGATCGGGTTCCTCCGCGAGCAGGGCCTGCAGATCGACATCCAGGGGCAGCAGCCCACGCTGGTCAAGGAAGGTGCCAAGTGA
- a CDS encoding GNAT family N-acetyltransferase: protein MGMSVTISAATEQDAESILKLQYLCYQSEAELYGDYGIEPLTQPLDSLRAELAGGTVLVARLGDEVVASVRGAVDTDGTARINKLIVHPRMQRHGLGGRLLDAIETRLGAEGTAKSFQLFTGHRSERNLRLYLKHGYAPVSQERVGERMTLVTLAKGADTGVYATSA, encoded by the coding sequence ATGGGCATGAGCGTGACCATCTCGGCGGCGACCGAGCAGGATGCGGAATCGATCCTGAAGCTGCAGTACCTCTGCTATCAGAGCGAGGCCGAGCTGTACGGCGACTACGGCATCGAGCCGCTCACCCAGCCGCTCGACTCGCTCAGGGCGGAACTGGCGGGCGGCACCGTGCTGGTGGCCCGGCTCGGCGACGAGGTGGTGGCCTCGGTGCGCGGCGCCGTCGACACCGACGGCACGGCCCGCATCAACAAGCTCATCGTGCACCCGCGCATGCAGCGGCACGGCCTGGGCGGACGTCTGCTCGACGCGATCGAGACCCGCCTCGGCGCCGAAGGAACGGCCAAGTCCTTCCAGCTGTTCACGGGCCACCGCAGCGAGCGCAACCTGCGCCTGTACCTCAAGCACGGCTACGCGCCCGTCTCGCAGGAACGGGTGGGCGAGCGCATGACGCTGGTGACCCTGGCCAAGGGCGCCGACACCGGCGTGTACGCGACCAGCGCCTGA
- a CDS encoding MetQ/NlpA family ABC transporter substrate-binding protein yields the protein MRNTAKITTAVLAAGALTLGLSACGSDKDSTASDTSGPLIVAASPVPHAEILNFIEKNLAKKAGLDLEVKEFQDYIVPNTATEDGSVDANYFQNQPYLDDFNKKRGTHIVPVVTVHLEPLGLYSHKVKSVDALKSGATVAVPNDAVNEARALKLLASKGLITLKDGAGSEATPQDISKNPKNLKFKEVEAAQTPRSLDDVDAAVINGNYAISSGLKPAKDALVLESATNNPYGNFLAVKKGNENDPRVKKLAKLLTSPEVKKFIEDKYAGSVIPSFK from the coding sequence GTGCGTAACACTGCCAAGATCACCACTGCCGTCCTCGCCGCCGGAGCCCTCACCCTCGGGCTTTCCGCCTGCGGCTCGGACAAGGACTCCACCGCCTCCGACACCAGCGGCCCGCTCATCGTCGCGGCCAGCCCGGTCCCCCACGCCGAGATCCTGAACTTCATCGAGAAGAACCTGGCGAAGAAGGCGGGACTCGACCTGGAGGTCAAGGAGTTCCAGGACTACATCGTGCCGAACACGGCGACCGAGGACGGCTCGGTGGACGCCAACTACTTCCAGAACCAGCCGTACCTGGACGACTTCAACAAGAAGCGCGGCACGCACATCGTGCCCGTCGTCACGGTGCACCTGGAGCCGCTCGGCCTCTACTCGCACAAGGTGAAGAGCGTCGACGCCCTGAAGAGCGGCGCGACCGTCGCGGTGCCGAACGACGCCGTGAACGAGGCGCGTGCCCTGAAGCTGCTCGCGTCCAAGGGGCTCATCACCCTCAAGGACGGCGCCGGCAGCGAGGCGACCCCGCAGGACATCTCCAAGAACCCGAAGAACCTCAAGTTCAAGGAGGTCGAGGCGGCTCAGACCCCGCGCTCCCTGGACGACGTGGACGCCGCGGTGATCAACGGCAACTACGCCATATCCTCCGGCCTCAAGCCCGCCAAGGACGCCCTCGTCCTGGAGTCGGCGACGAACAACCCGTACGGCAACTTCCTCGCCGTCAAGAAGGGCAACGAGAACGACCCGCGTGTGAAGAAGCTGGCGAAGCTCCTCACCTCGCCCGAGGTCAAGAAGTTCATCGAGGACAAGTACGCCGGCTCCGTCATCCCGTCGTTCAAGTAG
- a CDS encoding HAD family hydrolase, whose product MTIHAEALLFDNDGTLVSSLESVNRCWTLWAEEYGITAEDFAAIGLHGRPAVEIAADLLPAALVPEALARIEQLEVDDVPGGVEALPGTLALLAGLPAERWAVVTSATRRLAEARLDEVGIRPKTMVCADDVTRGKPDPEPYLLAARELGVDPARCVVFEDAPAGLRAGRAAGMTTVALATTHQAGELDADLVVEDLSALSVLVTDKGMEISVRA is encoded by the coding sequence ATGACGATCCACGCTGAAGCCCTCCTGTTCGACAACGACGGCACCCTCGTCTCGTCCCTCGAGTCGGTGAACCGCTGCTGGACCCTGTGGGCCGAGGAGTACGGGATCACCGCCGAGGACTTCGCCGCGATCGGCCTGCACGGCCGCCCCGCCGTCGAGATAGCCGCCGACCTGCTGCCCGCCGCCCTCGTCCCCGAGGCGCTCGCCCGCATCGAGCAGCTGGAGGTCGACGACGTGCCGGGCGGGGTCGAGGCGCTGCCCGGCACCCTCGCGCTGCTCGCCGGACTGCCCGCCGAGCGCTGGGCCGTCGTGACCTCCGCCACCCGCAGGCTCGCCGAAGCCCGGCTCGACGAGGTGGGGATCCGCCCCAAGACGATGGTCTGCGCCGACGACGTCACCCGGGGAAAGCCCGACCCCGAGCCCTATCTGCTGGCCGCCCGCGAACTGGGCGTCGACCCGGCCCGCTGCGTCGTCTTCGAGGACGCCCCCGCCGGGCTCCGGGCGGGCCGCGCCGCGGGCATGACCACCGTGGCGTTGGCCACAACGCACCAGGCCGGCGAACTCGACGCGGACCTCGTGGTCGAGGACCTCTCCGCCTTGTCCGTACTGGTGACGGACAAGGGGATGGAGATCTCCGTCCGGGCCTGA
- a CDS encoding RNA polymerase sigma factor yields the protein MTHELVTALRPLLSAEASAEAHASGAEPGDLEQAVWLRLLERLDTTGPPADPRRWVRRAVRSEARRSRRTARVEQPYATEPADDSGSGPEQRAMAAVRGRELHEAVRRLPGRCPGLMAALLSPRDLTYQEIAGELGISQGSLGPERSRCLGCLRRLLTAEVAAR from the coding sequence ATGACCCACGAGCTGGTTACCGCCCTGCGCCCGCTGCTGTCCGCCGAGGCGTCGGCGGAGGCCCACGCCTCGGGTGCCGAGCCGGGCGACCTGGAACAGGCCGTCTGGCTGCGGCTGCTGGAACGCCTGGACACGACGGGACCGCCCGCCGACCCGCGGCGCTGGGTGCGCCGGGCCGTGCGCTCGGAGGCCCGCCGCAGCCGCCGCACGGCCCGCGTCGAGCAGCCCTACGCCACCGAGCCCGCGGACGACAGCGGTTCTGGCCCGGAGCAGCGGGCGATGGCCGCCGTCCGCGGTCGCGAGCTGCACGAGGCGGTACGCCGACTGCCCGGCCGCTGTCCGGGCCTGATGGCCGCCCTGCTCTCCCCCAGGGACCTCACCTACCAGGAGATCGCAGGCGAGTTGGGTATCTCACAGGGCAGTCTTGGTCCGGAACGCTCCAGATGTCTTGGATGTCTTCGTCGATTGCTGACGGCGGAGGTTGCGGCCCGCTGA
- a CDS encoding methionine ABC transporter permease — translation MSWSEMQPLLSEECWNTLYMVGWSTLIAIAGGLPLGVLLVLTDRGGLLQNVVANKVVGQVVNIARSMPFIILMVALMTFTRWITGTTIGREAAIVPLAIGAIPFFARLVETAVREVDGGLVEAVQSMGGNTWTVVRKVLVPESLPSLISSGTTTVVALIGYSAMAGTVGAGGLGDLAIRYGYQRFETELMWIIVALLAVVISAIQFAGDYAARTLDRRSGHSGPAPRLRLLKSGRPVTTDVGEAA, via the coding sequence GTGAGCTGGTCCGAGATGCAGCCGCTGCTGTCCGAGGAGTGTTGGAACACGCTCTACATGGTCGGCTGGTCCACCCTCATCGCGATCGCCGGCGGCCTGCCGCTCGGTGTCCTGCTGGTGCTGACGGACCGCGGGGGCCTGTTGCAGAACGTCGTCGCCAACAAGGTCGTCGGGCAGGTCGTGAACATCGCCCGCTCGATGCCGTTCATCATCCTGATGGTCGCGCTGATGACCTTCACCCGGTGGATCACCGGCACGACCATCGGCCGCGAGGCCGCCATCGTGCCGCTCGCCATCGGTGCGATCCCGTTCTTCGCGCGTCTGGTCGAGACGGCCGTCCGTGAGGTGGACGGCGGGCTCGTCGAGGCCGTGCAGTCGATGGGCGGCAACACCTGGACCGTCGTCCGCAAGGTTCTCGTCCCCGAGTCGCTGCCGTCGCTGATCTCCTCGGGGACCACCACGGTCGTGGCCCTCATCGGCTACTCCGCGATGGCCGGCACCGTCGGCGCGGGCGGACTGGGCGATCTCGCCATCCGCTACGGCTACCAGCGCTTCGAGACCGAGCTGATGTGGATCATCGTCGCCCTCCTCGCCGTGGTCATCTCGGCCATCCAGTTCGCCGGCGACTACGCGGCCCGCACCCTGGACCGCCGGAGCGGTCACTCGGGCCCCGCCCCGAGGCTGCGCCTGCTGAAGTCCGGCCGGCCCGTGACCACGGACGTCGGCGAGGCAGCCTGA
- a CDS encoding GNAT family N-acetyltransferase, producing the protein MTSTFPDISISTERLVLRALDEDDVPALTEMMNDEMVAAWTSIPQPFTEDGARDWIADYAPTERARGRGLDLAVTEFLTQRLVGVIQLGKTNWRVRSTELSYIIAPWARGEGYASEAALATARWLFREQKFERVELRTAAGNTASQQVAQKIGCISEGVLRNACIARTRTEEGTWVDLRTDFIVWSLLPEDLDGMDGQHLTDTGRYSSFNDWN; encoded by the coding sequence ATGACGAGCACCTTCCCCGACATCTCCATCAGCACGGAGCGGTTGGTCCTGCGTGCGCTCGACGAGGACGACGTGCCCGCGCTGACCGAGATGATGAACGACGAGATGGTGGCGGCCTGGACGTCGATTCCGCAGCCGTTCACCGAGGACGGTGCCCGCGACTGGATCGCCGACTACGCGCCCACCGAACGCGCCCGCGGGCGTGGACTCGACCTCGCCGTCACCGAGTTCCTCACCCAGCGCCTGGTCGGCGTCATCCAGCTCGGCAAGACCAACTGGCGGGTCAGGTCCACCGAGCTGTCGTACATCATCGCCCCCTGGGCGCGCGGCGAGGGATACGCGTCCGAGGCCGCACTCGCCACCGCCCGCTGGCTCTTCCGCGAGCAGAAGTTCGAGCGCGTGGAACTGCGCACGGCCGCCGGCAACACCGCCTCGCAGCAGGTGGCCCAGAAGATCGGCTGCATCAGCGAGGGCGTGCTGCGCAACGCCTGCATAGCGCGCACCCGGACCGAGGAGGGCACCTGGGTCGACCTGCGCACCGACTTCATCGTGTGGAGCCTGCTGCCCGAGGACCTCGACGGAATGGACGGGCAGCACCTCACCGACACGGGCCGCTACTCCTCTTTCAACGACTGGAACTGA